A genomic region of Silurus meridionalis isolate SWU-2019-XX chromosome 7, ASM1480568v1, whole genome shotgun sequence contains the following coding sequences:
- the med9 gene encoding mediator of RNA polymerase II transcription subunit 9, translated as MAAPVSVVEDAEDYSFLPLIHDIIKCMDKDNQDVHQELNKLRTRIQDTREQIVAMPGIDLSADVQQQKLHTLREQVRTKNQLLQKYKGLCMFDIPKAS; from the exons ATGGCGGCTCCCGTGTCGGTGGTGGAAGATGCAGAAGATTATTCGTTTCTTCCTCTTATACACGACATCATTAAATG CATGGACAAAGACAACCAGGACGTGCACCAGGAGCTGAACAAGCTGCGGACGCGGATTCAGGACACACGGGAGCAGATCGTGGCCATGCCGGGCATCGACCTGAGCGCTGACGTGCAGCAGCAGAAACTCCACACCCTCAGAGAACAAGTGCGAACCAAGAACCAGCTGCTGCAGAAGTACAAGGGCTTGTGTATGTTCGACATCCCGAAAGCCTcctga
- the rasd1 gene encoding dexamethasone-induced Ras-related protein 1 gives MIKKMCPSENEFDIPPKNCYRMVILGSTKVGKSAIVSRFLSGRFEEQYTPTIEDFHRKLYSIRGDVYQLDILDTSGNHPFPAMRRLSILTGDVFVLVFSLDNRESFHEVQRLKLQIYETKSCLKNKTKENMSVPLVICGNKGERELQREVTREEIEQLVTGDEQCAYFEISAKRNTNVDLMFRRLFSMANLPNEMSPDLHRKVSAQYCDMLHRKSFRTKKPKDSDAYGVVAPFARRPSVHSDLMYIKEKAVGSAQSRDRDRCVIS, from the exons ATGATTAAGAAAATGTGTCCTTCAGAGAACGAGTTTGACATCCCGCCAAAGAACTGCTACAGGATGGTGATTCTGGGTTCGACTAAAGTGGGCAAGTCTGCCATCGTGTCCCGGTTCCTGAGCGGCAGGTTTGAGGAGCAGTACACACCGACCATAGAGGACTTCCACAGAAAACTCTACAGCATCAGAGGAGATGTTTACCAGCTGGACATTCTGGACACCTCGGGAAATCATCCGTTCCCTGCTATGAGAAGACTTTCTATACTCACAG GTGATGTCTTCGTCCTGGTCTTCAGCCTCGACAACCGCGAATCGTTTCACGAAGTGCAGCGGCTGAAGCTGCAGATCTACGAGACCAAATCGTGCTTGAAGAACAAGACTAAGGAGAACATGTCCGTGCCGCTGGTGATCTGCGGGAATAAAGGCGAGCGCGAGCTCCAGCGCGAGGTGACGCGGGAGGAGATCGAGCAGCTCGTGACCGGGGACGAGCAGTGCGCCTATTTCGAGATCTCCGCAAAACGCAATACCAACGTGGACCTGATGTTCCGCCGCCTCTTCTCCATGGCCAACCTGCCGAACGAGATGAGTCCTGACCTGCACCGCAAGGTTTCTGCGCAGTACTGCGACATGTTGCACCGGAAATCCTTCAGGACCAAGAAGCCCAAAGACTCTGACGCGTACGGAGTGGTGGCGCCTTTTGCGCGGCGCCCCAGTGTTCATTCAGACCTCATGTACATCAAGGAAAAGGCGGTCGGTTCCGCCCAGAGCCGGGACCGGGACCGGTGTGTGATCAGCTAA